In Plasmodium knowlesi strain H genome assembly, chromosome: 7, one DNA window encodes the following:
- a CDS encoding signal peptidase complex subunit 3, putative — MDNVLNRLNVISYSMALCFLILCLFNYGTSFYLFDEKAMSTNIKVKSVKRLVYNRHIKGDEAVLSLDLSYDMSKAFNWNLKQLFLYVLVTYETPEKVKNEVIIQDYIITNKNVAKRTYKNFITKYSLKDYNNGLRNNNINLQVCYKYMPIVGLSRSYEGTKISYKLPAEYFDNLPSNYPLYYPDK, encoded by the coding sequence ATGGACAACGTGCTGAATAGGCTAAATGTCATTTCGTATTCCATGGCCTTGTGCTTTCTTATCCTATGCCTCTTCAACTATGGaacttccttttatttatttgacGAGAAAGCAATGTCGACGAATATAAAAGTAAAGAGTGTGAAGAGGTTGGTGTATAATCGACACATAAAAGGAGACGAAGCCGTGCTATCGCTAGACCTATCATATGACATGAGCAAAGCATTCAATTGGAATTTGAAGCAGCTATTTCTTTATGTTCTAGTAACGTATGAAACACcagaaaaggtaaaaaacgAAGTTATTATACAGGATTATATAATTACCAATAAAAATGTGGCCAAAAGAACCTACAAAAATTTCATCACGAAATATTCTCTTAAAGATTATAATAATGGATtaagaaataataatattaattTGCAAGTTTGTTACAAATATATGCCTATAGTTGGTTTGTCAAGATCTTATGAGGGTACTAAAATTTCGTACAAATTGCCTGCAGAATATTTTGACAATTTGCCGTCCAATTATCCTTTGTATTACCCAGACAAGTGA
- a CDS encoding prefoldin subunit 4, putative, protein MANIKDAKYDLGLDMTVEDQKKIGKFTNLHFKQSVYEQKIKLMNESISNIDASIDEVSLVFSPQDAMLGIGDCFFSVDTEYMEKNLEQVKAEEKKNLKKLESEYKNILNEKQQLKTELYAKFGNRIDLN, encoded by the exons ATGGCGAATATTAAAGATGCCAAGTATGACTTGGGGTTAGACATGACTGTAGAGgatcagaaaaaaataggaaagtTCACTAACCTACATTTTAAACAATCGGTTTACGAACAAAAGATAAAATTAATGAACGAAAGTATTTCTAATATTGACGCATCGATAGACGAAGTTTCTTTGGTGTTCTCTCCGCAAGACGCCATGTTGGGCATAG GCGACTGCTTCTTCAGCGTCGACACGGagtacatggaaaaaaatctaGAGCAGGTAAAAGccgaggagaagaaaaatttgaagaagttgGAATccgaatataaaaatattctaaATGAGAAGCAACAATTGAAAACGGAGTTGTATGCAAAATTTGGAAACAGGATTGACCTAAACTAA